The window aaatacaatgagatttcctcacaaatggctaggaaagatttgttttctcaacaggctctgtattatggaaactcaaataaagcgggaagattattggctaattatcttaaggctaaaaaaaggaaaggaaagattgTGGacattaaagatgagaagggtgaaactcattctcaaattggacatgttttaaatcaatttctgAACTATTACAAAGCGTTATAGTCTTCTGAGCTTTATGCAAATAAAGAAACTGAGGGATTAGggtttttaaagttaattatgGGGCCAAAAATTTCtaagcatataaaaggaaaacTTGAAGGGCCTATATCACTTAAAGAAATTCagacagcgttgaagtcccttagagttggatccgctccaggtggtgatggattcactgtggagttttataaatcattccaaattacattATTACCACATCTTTTAAATTTGTATCATGCACAACTAATTAAAGGTTGCAttttaggtactatggcagaatctttaactattgtcttgccaaagccaaataaatatcccatgttggtttcaaattacaggcctatttctttgattaatgtagatggaaaacttctggctaagttattgactttacgcttggccaaggctctcccttatattattggtatgcaccaaactggttttgttgctcaaagacattcgtcAGATAACactagactggcttttcatatgttaaatttaatgaaagccatggaagatacagccttctctgtttctttggatgcggAGAAGGTCTTTGATCGtttagaatggaccttcatgtatcaagcatgattcaaatgattcaaaccttgtatagttccccttctgccagattatatattaataatactttttcagagcgttTTTGTCTGTAGAGggaagttagacaagggtgtctgtccactatcccctttgctttttgatattgttctggaacccttgttgttggctattcaacagacaaaggagatacagcgtattccttatgcaggtcaggaatatgaggtctctgcttatgcagatgatattttgcttcatttcaagaatcctgaatctaccattccgcatttactagatttgattgaccaatttggaaaattttctggatataaaataaatttgagtaaatcggaggttcttccgctaaatgtatATTATGTAAAAGGATTAATTGATTCTTTCCCtctcctttggaaggaagaaggtataaAATATCTGGGTATTTGGATTCATAAAACactggaagatacaatgagagtaaatgaaaaatctttattgctgaaggtcacagaattgtgtgagcaatggtaaccccttacatctttcttggttggggagagtccaaacggttaaaatgatgattttgcctgtaccagatgggtatgttgccagggATCCTTTTATAAGAAAGGCTGGGTAAAACTattagaattgctttagtatctttacaaaaaccaatggCAGCAGGTGGGGtcaatttcccaaatttttataggtaccatcaggcctctATAATGCGTcagagtatgtattggatccttcctgagctcatggaacatcttccggaCTGGTTAATTCTGGAATGGCAACTTCTGTCACCATTTCGATTGTGTCAcatttttaagtatcaagttacctaggatttatAAAGACAATAGAAATTTATTGTCCAcatggcaaacattaaaatttaataataacCTAATACCTATTCCAATCCAACAGTCCACGTGTCAGTCCTTGtgattaaactccaagattcaaatttgcATACGCACactggatgatgtgttatcagatgAGATGATATGttatcagatggtaagctgcttgacttttcacgactgcaacaaacatttggtctCACGtatttaagtggttgcagttgaagcaggccattcagaaggggttccctgattggtagaacttaaaaactcagtatagcttaccgggtctatgcttccagacagatttcctggggcatcaggcagccaagtggtataaattaatatctgaatttttgaataaaagccaaaaactagtctaaaagacatttggagcattgagacaaaagcaacaaatttctgctactcaatggccacggatttggacttggaggatgagatgtacggtgtcagcatctatgagacaaacatgtttttttgttgttgttgcattgaagtttttggacccctgttagattacaaaaattagatagttttaagtcaaatagatgctggcactgtcatcttgatatagggacactggatcatctgctcttcttttgtcccttggtacttaaattttggcgatccatttgggggtcaaatcaataaaatattggaagttccattggcaCTGACATATGATAAAGTGCTGTTTGGTACATTTTTGATGGCCAAGAGTCCCATAActtcatataataataattacttttcatcatgacgggagttgccatgcagcttattttggaaaaattgggataggttaaactttagtttttggtgggaatccttgtgccaaacttttataaatttgaacgtataagtgcaatacaatttggacatttataagaaatttaaggaggtttgggacccattgacaaaatttggTGGCTTTGGAGTTCAGGTCTATGTCAGTTAGGTTTAGGTCTAATTCCAGGAGAAAGTGATCTATCCTCGGGACAAATCAAAATCTCCTATTAATTCCCTCCATAAAACACTTCTAttacacacggaaaataaattttgctgtTTCTGCCCCAACATTGTGGAATTCTCTACCACAACCACTTCGAGATGAACAACAACTAGACAAATTTAAAACAGgcctaaagacttttctatttcGTGATGCATTCTCTTCTGTTTAGATTCCACTCTTCTTGATAATTTCATTCTCATAACtcgaaatttctttttttttttttttaaagatctttccccacccaatatgttttattcccacttcccctttcccccttttctctctacaatgtaactttaccctcccatTCCCTTCTTTCCTCACTGTCAAGTTTGTCGTGTTTATGTCTTAATGTTCACTATATGCACttctaaatatttattattttaattctttttcaatacttatttttttaatttaatgtaaaccggccagatatttgtttgatggtcggtatattaaaatttaataaacttgaaacttgaccattTAGCCCTGTTGACTATGTTAGGGGGAGAAGATGCAAATAGATCTAGggtatggcctttttcatgggtggggcCTGAGAGTATGATAGTGATTTGGTAGTCCTCAAGTAGAGTCTTGAGTTTAGtgacttctttattttctgcagatTCAAGGGGTAGGTTGATATCGCAGAATATGATTAGGTTGTCATGCTGGCAAATGAGGATTGTTATTATTTCCATTGTTTTTGTGATAAGAGTCTGAGTTAGTGCTAGGGGGTCTGTAGAGTAGGAGGATTCTGACATTCTTGTGTGTGGGGTTGTGCTTACTTTCGAGCTTGCAGGTGATGTATTCTAGGTCGGGTTGGGAGTTTGAGTCTGTTTCAGCGATGATGTGATTTTTAAATTGGAATTTATCTTGgtcatttgtattactcttgattgtctttatactgtatgaaggggagggtggatgggtggggggaagggatatgTACTTATATTAATTGATggaattaggtgctgtttattttgtaaactgtttgataaattgttgcacttgatgttggttattaaaatgaataaagattttttttagaaaaaagaaaattcaACTTTGTTAAGTGGGACATATGGTTGCTGTGACTGTCAGCTGTTTCTGTTCATCAATGTTCCTCACTGCCCCAAAGCCCttgtacattttattttattcaaaGAAATGAATCTTTTATAAATTGTgtgtatttttgttctttttttctagTCTCTAAGGTGAGGATAGTATTCTTAAATATGAAGGGTAATTTGAAAGCTTCAGAcattacaaaatacagcagtgagAGTACTTAACAATGCACAGAAATATGTTCATATAACTCCTTTACTAATTGGTTACCGGTCCATTCGCGGCTACAATTCAAGATATTAACTTTGACATATAAAACCTTACATACAAGTATTTCTGATTATCTGGCATCATTAATTATTCCATATTCCCCATCAAGGGTTCTTTGATCTTTACGGGACAATAGATTAGTAATCCCACAGCCTCAAAaacaaaatggaagagaattagaAATTCAGCATTCTTTGTAATAGCTCCAGCCTTATGGAACTCGTTACCATCTAGTTTACATCTGGAATCATCATATTCTCGCTTTTGAACTCTTTTGAAAACTTACCTCTCTGAATGTGTTTTCTGTATGAAAGTAGTGTACTATCCTATTTTAATGGCGGTccttttttatttgatatattttattgtaaaccgccttgaattgtGCTCCaactaaggcggtatatcaagtttaataaacgaTTCAAGCAGTGACTATATTATTGTAACTCTGTACAGTattgtgtgtgtctggtagcgctctacaAATAATAGTagttgttttcaataatttttgcaTGTTTTGTGTTTTCAGGATGAAGTACAATTGTATTCTGGTTCAATGTAAGCGCCCCTGAAATACTataccatacattttcttctataTGCCAAAGTTTCGACAAGGATTCAATGcctattttatttttcagtgcTGATCATGCTTGCTTTGTTTGAATGATACTGGATAAATGATTTGAAAGTTATTTGTGAGAGCATGAGGTAGAGGAAAGGAGACTTACACTGCTCCTGGACACAGGTCCATCTGGCTGATGATGCGATTGCTCTTGAAGCCATGTTTATAGGCCATGGGAAAAGAGACTCTTCAGCTATTGTTCTACATTGACATCGAGCAGTAGgcgtgttttggtttttttcaggggagggggcagtgCAGTTTCCTTGGTACTGACTGGACCCACTCTTTTGGGTTGGCCAGACTGTGGGGTACGTACGTTATGGAAGGAGATGCAGCCTATGTTccccttaagtttcaagtttattcttaATCTTGTAATTCCTCTAAAAAGGAGACCTATTGAAGCAGTTGCTGAGAGCTATTACAGTATTGGCTAGGTGGGTATTACTGGGGCTTgcccccattttttttaaatatgagcATTAAGACTGATGCCTCGTTGTATAGAAtctgtataaaaaaaatttttttaaaccttccccccctaaaaaaaaaatatcttgcaTGATTTTCAAATAGTTTGTTTTGCATAAGGAATAAATTTAAAGCTGTACCCTCCTTCCCTACTACAAAACTTTTATATGGTCTATCAATCTGGCCTCTAGCCCACAACTTCTTGCTCATAGCTCTTGAATACAACCCAGGAAAAAatgtttgggggggttttctgGGGGGTGGCGCAGGGGCCAGTAGTTTTCTCATTATGACTTCCAACTAAACATAGTGGCCATGGcatgaggcatctggaagtgcccAGATGTCAACGTGGTGTCATACActtgcatgatgtcatcacgtttatCTGTGCATGTGTGAAGGCCCTTCAGGTGAGCCCTAAgctgcctggggggggggtgccagaaagGAAGACAGGTGCAGGTGCTAGTCGattgtctacaggatgtgccttgtGCCATGAGAGgcgcatcctgtaggcaatcagctggtgcctctccttctGTGTCTCAtggcagtttgcgatacactgatctatAAATCTTCATTCACAAATGCCTTTGGAGTGTCCTTTTTATGTTTAGTATCCCAACTGATCTAGCCTTTTCATGTACTCGTATGTatttaaatttcttatatactgcctgaAAGCTATTCTAGTGTACCTCAGGTATAGTCAGTATATTCTTGTCTTCAAAGGACTCACGTTCTGAGTTTGTACCTGAGCcaagggagggttaagtgacttgagcTCCGTCAAACAGGGGCCCTAAATCTGCTCATTAGTTGTCACCTGTATCTAGTGCCAGTGATTCTCCCTTCTTTGTTACCACTACCCAGCCCAGTGGACCTAAGGAGTTACAGGCTAGTAGGTCCAGCTGTGTGTACTGATGTTgagttttcccttttttttcccccaatcagGTGTAATTGCTGTGGTCTTTGTCACATTATTAAGCGTCCTGGTCATCATCATTGTTTACCTCTACAAGCACAAAGGCAGCTACATCACCAATGAACAGCCTGATGAGGAGGCTAGCAAGGCACTACAGCTGGACAGCAACTCTGTGCCAGAGGAGAAGCAGGAATACTACATGTGATTTCCAGACAACAGTGTGAAGGAGGCATCCAGCAGCTACAGGGCATGTTAGGCTGCCCAGTATCCCTCGGACCTGTTTTGCTTCCCataaggaaaaaatatatatgggaatgttacatgtacagactccagttaaaaaaaaaaaaaattgttagtgaGTCTCCTCCCCTTTTGCATAAAATGAATGTAAATATAATATATGCATAGGAAACACTGCAGTCTTTTTCCAAATGTCTTAAAAATGCAGTCatagatttattattttttaatgtctGTAATATAGATGCTGTCATGTCCACTGCTGTGGTGTGGACTGGAGTTGCAGAAGATAGGTACAGAGACTTACCTATTGTCAATATGCTATTGGGAGGCAGAGAGGAAAATCAACTGCATTGGCACACATTTGGGGAAGGCATAATCCTCAGTAATTAGGAAGAAAACACTGCCTCTGTGCCATAGAATAGCCACTTTCAGGCATGAGCAGCAGGAGCCATTCTTATTTTATAAAAAGCTGTTTGTGAAAGGTAAGACAATGTGAAGTTTCCATATGCTTTGTGACCTGCTGAAGCACACAACTCCACCTGAGGTAGGCAAAGTGAGCTTTTTGATAGGGAAATACTTTGATACAGCTCCTCCCCTCTACATTTAATAATGCAGAACCAGTGTGGAAAGTAGGGGCTTACGAGATGTGACTAGTACTTATTTACAGGTAAGGTTTAGGCAATATAGCATGTTTACTTTTAATCGGAGAAAGTCCAGCAAAGAACAACTCCATGTAAAACAATCAAAGGAGAAAAAAGTGGGATGGGACAATGGACTCTCCACCAAACAAAGCCAGTAGCATAAAAATATATGGTTTATTGATGTCCAAATTAAATGATAAAAAcacaacacagtactgtgttttggCACATTAAATGCACCTGCATTACTGTGAATCAATTTCTGTTGCTGAATGATGGCTTTTTACATCAACAATGAACCTGAAATCCACTTTCAAAGAAATCAGAACTGTTTTGTGCAGTTGATTAGCATGTTTCAAACATTCTGACTTCCTTGGCAGTGGATTTCAGGTTCatattatttatataaaaatCAATCAACAGAAATTGATTCACAGTACCCTTTATGAAGGCACATGCACTTCATGTGCCAAAACACAGTACTGTTATATTGTTTATTGATGTCCAAATTGAATGAAAAACATTTTTATCCTGCTGGCTTTGGTGGAGAATCCACTGTCCCATCTCActtttctcctttactttttatCAGTACGTACCTCGTTTACCAGCTATCTAGCCCTGTTAATTAGTATAGATGAGGCCAGCCTCAGAGATTTGTT is drawn from Geotrypetes seraphini chromosome 3, aGeoSer1.1, whole genome shotgun sequence and contains these coding sequences:
- the SMAGP gene encoding small cell adhesion glycoprotein, which encodes MANPVTNTSIAELTTPSLKTPTSHTTHPEDINVAIIAGVIAVVFVTLLSVLVIIIVYLYKHKGSYITNEQPDEEASKALQLDSNSVPEEKQEYYM